A single Pararhizobium sp. A13 DNA region contains:
- a CDS encoding amino acid ABC transporter substrate-binding protein, with product MPVLAQDAPIRVGGTLPLTGPLAGVGAIHKLAAEVFVERVNARGGILGRKLEYVLLDDQSQPANARTLYERLVTADNVDLLMGPYGTSSIIAAMGVAQRYNKLLVQSSLGDPSLAPYDMQFPALPIGAEPQITDTEVLLDAYAGMATPPKTIAFVTSKFPSALTIAKGGQEVAAARGLETVLSLEYEFGTKDLGAIANRIKAADPDILWSGAVGMEAVQLLDAMARIEYKPKRHFYLFPAPGPTAAHPHAEGLTTLTWFEEHEPFLANAGAADFVAAYNERAKAVGFPYPHAEYQAAAEYAAWQILAAAAEGAGKLDDAAMAEWLRANTVQTALGPRTFEGKFNAGKASTKLKQVQNKQWVTVWPADLRPSGSQFVAP from the coding sequence ATGCCTGTGCTGGCGCAGGATGCGCCGATCCGCGTCGGCGGCACCTTACCGCTAACCGGGCCCCTCGCGGGCGTCGGCGCGATCCACAAGCTGGCCGCGGAGGTGTTCGTGGAACGGGTGAACGCGCGCGGCGGCATTCTCGGGCGTAAGTTGGAGTATGTCCTGCTGGACGATCAGTCGCAGCCCGCGAACGCGCGAACGCTCTATGAACGCCTCGTGACTGCCGACAATGTCGATCTGCTGATGGGCCCTTACGGCACCTCCTCAATCATTGCCGCGATGGGTGTGGCGCAGCGCTACAACAAGCTGCTTGTCCAAAGCAGTCTCGGCGACCCAAGTCTTGCTCCCTACGACATGCAGTTTCCGGCGTTGCCGATTGGCGCCGAACCGCAGATCACAGACACCGAGGTTCTGCTCGATGCCTATGCTGGCATGGCTACCCCGCCGAAGACGATCGCGTTCGTCACCAGCAAGTTCCCCTCGGCGCTGACGATCGCCAAGGGCGGGCAGGAGGTTGCAGCCGCGCGAGGCCTGGAGACGGTGCTCTCCCTGGAATACGAGTTCGGCACCAAAGACCTCGGCGCGATCGCCAACCGCATTAAGGCAGCGGACCCAGATATTCTGTGGTCCGGGGCGGTCGGCATGGAGGCAGTCCAGCTTCTGGATGCCATGGCCAGGATCGAATACAAGCCGAAGCGCCACTTCTATCTGTTCCCGGCGCCAGGCCCGACAGCCGCGCACCCACACGCCGAGGGGCTGACCACCTTGACCTGGTTCGAGGAACACGAACCCTTCCTCGCCAATGCCGGTGCGGCCGACTTCGTCGCCGCTTACAACGAGCGCGCCAAGGCGGTGGGCTTCCCATATCCGCATGCCGAATATCAGGCGGCGGCCGAGTATGCGGCCTGGCAGATCCTGGCAGCTGCCGCCGAAGGCGCGGGCAAGCTTGACGATGCTGCGATGGCCGAATGGCTTCGGGCCAACACGGTTCAGACCGCGCTCGGGCCGCGCACCTTTGAAGGCAAGTTCAATGCCGGAAAAGCTTCCACGAAATTGAAGCAGGTGCAGAACAAGCAATGGGTGACAGTGTGGCCCGCCGATCTTCGACCGTCAGGCTCGCAGTTCGTCGCTCCTTGA
- a CDS encoding alcohol dehydrogenase catalytic domain-containing protein codes for MEKTMIAARLHALHQPMSLDRIPVPKPRPTDVLVEVRACGIVPNMANVINNWPSWFPHQPIPKFPAIFGLDPAGVVAEVGEAVINVKPGDRVYVSPLRSCGSCKACRSGHRSHCRYFTLNGYFSTSRDGQRIFDLYPYGGFSQYMTAPEYALVNLPDNLSFLQAGRFGYLGTSYGALKNANAGPGQVALIDGITGTLGVASTVLGLAMGLSRILGTGRNEELLQRVKALAPDRIEIMSLGEKSSSEWAKSLTGGEGVDFAISALGAKAPAATMVDSMKGVRRGGRVVNVGGVAEDLPIDVKWLMDEQIQLIGSNWFTAAQGQEMAEMVRTGTLDLSYLEHKIFPLERVNEAISGLTDRDGGFSNYVVVPPSVA; via the coding sequence ATGGAAAAGACAATGATTGCCGCCCGGCTGCATGCCCTGCATCAGCCGATGTCGTTGGACCGGATTCCGGTGCCGAAGCCGAGACCGACGGACGTGCTCGTCGAGGTCAGGGCCTGCGGCATCGTGCCGAACATGGCCAACGTCATCAACAATTGGCCGAGCTGGTTCCCGCACCAGCCGATACCGAAATTTCCTGCGATCTTCGGGCTCGACCCGGCCGGTGTGGTTGCAGAGGTTGGCGAGGCGGTCATCAACGTCAAGCCCGGAGACAGAGTATATGTCAGCCCGTTGCGCTCCTGCGGATCGTGCAAGGCTTGCAGATCGGGACATCGCAGCCACTGCAGGTACTTTACACTGAATGGCTATTTCAGCACGAGCCGGGACGGTCAGCGCATATTCGATCTCTATCCCTATGGGGGGTTCAGCCAATACATGACAGCACCCGAATATGCGCTGGTCAACCTGCCTGACAATTTGAGTTTCCTGCAGGCCGGCCGTTTTGGCTATCTCGGCACATCTTATGGCGCACTGAAAAACGCCAATGCCGGACCGGGGCAGGTGGCACTTATCGATGGCATTACCGGCACGCTTGGCGTGGCATCCACGGTGCTCGGTCTAGCAATGGGCTTGTCCCGAATCCTCGGAACAGGCCGAAACGAAGAACTGCTGCAGCGCGTTAAAGCGCTTGCGCCGGACCGCATCGAAATCATGTCGCTTGGAGAGAAATCGTCGAGCGAATGGGCGAAGTCCTTGACCGGCGGCGAGGGCGTCGATTTCGCCATCAGCGCGCTCGGGGCAAAGGCTCCTGCCGCCACCATGGTGGACTCCATGAAGGGGGTACGCAGGGGCGGTCGGGTCGTCAATGTTGGCGGCGTTGCCGAAGACCTGCCGATCGACGTGAAGTGGCTGATGGACGAGCAGATCCAGCTCATTGGGTCGAACTGGTTCACGGCTGCGCAGGGGCAGGAGATGGCCGAGATGGTCCGAACGGGAACGCTCGACCTCTCCTATCTCGAGCACAAGATCTTCCCGCTTGAAAGGGTCAACGAGGCAATTTCCGGCCTGACCGATCGCGACGGGGGCTTCAGCAATTACGTCGTCGTGCCACCATCCGTGGCCTAG
- a CDS encoding NAD(P)H-dependent oxidoreductase, with protein MFAERDVVVLVGSLRKASINLKLAKVLQAIAPAGLRLDILPIGDLPLYNQDLDTETPPSTWVAFRDRVHRSDAVLFVTPEYNRSLPAALKNAVEVGSRPYGKSVWENKPGAVTGASPGLLGGSAAALHLRQVLVNVNVAVLPQPEVYLSGADKLIDEAGSFSNDGTKAFLGTFLSAFGAWIEKLA; from the coding sequence ATGTTCGCAGAAAGAGATGTCGTCGTTCTCGTAGGAAGTTTGCGCAAGGCATCCATCAACTTAAAGCTTGCCAAGGTGCTGCAGGCAATCGCGCCGGCGGGGCTCCGGCTTGACATACTTCCGATCGGCGATTTGCCCCTTTACAACCAGGACCTCGACACCGAAACGCCGCCGTCGACCTGGGTGGCGTTTCGCGACAGGGTACACCGATCCGATGCGGTACTTTTCGTCACGCCGGAGTACAACCGTTCTCTGCCCGCCGCCCTCAAGAACGCGGTAGAGGTTGGTTCGCGACCGTACGGGAAAAGCGTGTGGGAAAACAAGCCGGGCGCCGTTACGGGCGCTTCACCAGGTCTGTTGGGCGGATCTGCCGCAGCGCTCCACCTCCGTCAGGTACTGGTCAACGTCAATGTCGCCGTGCTTCCCCAGCCCGAGGTTTACCTCAGCGGCGCCGACAAGCTTATCGATGAAGCCGGCTCCTTTTCCAACGACGGAACGAAGGCGTTCCTAGGAACCTTTCTGAGCGCCTTCGGGGCCTGGATCGAAAAGCTGGCCTAA
- a CDS encoding aminoglycoside phosphotransferase family protein produces the protein MTDAKLFDEFLIENRLRSEAETADYRPLTGGVSSDIYRVDLPGRSLCIKRALPKLKVAADWQAPVSRSSFEWGWISFVAKRFPNYAPTPLAHDPLSGVFAMSFLSAGDHPLWKAQLLMGQVDIATAAAVGRATAQIHAASTLEPALPALFDSGDNFHALRLEPYLLATARAHPEIEPQLRRLADRTAATRLALVHGDVSPKNILVGPEGPVFLDAECAWFGDPAFDLAFCLNHLLLKRIAIPAKAAELRAAFDALSTAYLRGVSWESRGAIEARAAALLPGLFLARIDGKSPVEYITRDDQRESVRACALPLIRNPVMRLEEVADAWFMESSPTG, from the coding sequence TTGACCGACGCCAAACTATTCGACGAGTTCCTGATAGAGAACCGGTTGCGGTCAGAGGCCGAAACTGCCGACTACCGACCCCTGACGGGCGGAGTGTCCTCTGACATCTATCGGGTCGACCTTCCGGGGCGCTCGCTTTGCATCAAGCGCGCCTTGCCAAAATTGAAGGTAGCCGCCGACTGGCAGGCGCCAGTTTCGCGCAGTTCCTTCGAATGGGGATGGATCAGCTTCGTCGCAAAGCGCTTCCCGAACTACGCTCCCACACCCTTGGCGCACGATCCGCTCTCAGGCGTCTTCGCGATGTCCTTCCTTTCTGCAGGCGACCATCCACTTTGGAAAGCGCAACTCCTCATGGGGCAAGTCGATATCGCCACTGCGGCCGCCGTCGGCCGGGCGACGGCCCAGATACACGCTGCAAGCACGCTGGAGCCGGCTCTCCCTGCCCTTTTCGACTCCGGCGACAACTTCCACGCGCTCCGGCTGGAACCGTATTTGCTTGCCACGGCTCGCGCGCACCCGGAGATCGAGCCGCAGTTGCGCCGACTGGCGGACCGAACGGCTGCGACGAGGCTCGCACTCGTTCATGGCGACGTCAGTCCAAAGAACATTCTCGTCGGACCGGAAGGACCGGTCTTTCTTGATGCCGAATGTGCCTGGTTTGGCGACCCGGCCTTCGATCTAGCCTTCTGCCTAAACCATCTGCTCCTCAAGCGGATCGCAATTCCTGCGAAAGCTGCCGAACTGCGCGCCGCCTTCGACGCCCTCAGTACCGCTTACCTGCGAGGGGTCTCGTGGGAGTCGAGGGGCGCGATCGAGGCACGCGCGGCCGCTCTTTTGCCAGGCCTCTTCCTGGCGAGGATCGACGGAAAGTCGCCGGTCGAGTACATAACCCGCGACGACCAGCGCGAATCCGTCCGCGCGTGCGCCCTCCCATTGATCCGAAATCCAGTCATGCGGCTGGAAGAGGTGGCTGACGCCTGGTTCATGGAGAGCAGCCCGACTGGATGA
- a CDS encoding C-terminal binding protein — translation MTQTVLLTDYAWPDDRIERAVIEGAGYRLISGPANPASAEQIEALAREHHPSGILTCWAQVSTAAIEAAPDLKIVARLGVGLDNIAVDAATARGIWVTNVPDYCVAEVSDHAVGFALCWTRGLIHFDREVHRGRWDPASARLRRISELTCGIIGLGRIGRATATKMAALGCTVVVHDPYASASGTSGVRMLPMDELLTSSDIIVVHAPLTPDTHHLIGRDALSRMRHGSLLINVSRGAVVDTQAVIEALESGQLGGVGLDVLESEPEVPSRLLAHPGAMITPHVAFSSDASLNELRRRAAEEVVRVLSGQLPEQPRNRPAV, via the coding sequence ATGACGCAAACCGTATTGCTCACCGATTATGCCTGGCCGGACGACCGCATCGAGCGGGCGGTGATTGAGGGTGCAGGCTATCGGCTCATAAGCGGGCCGGCCAATCCTGCTTCTGCCGAACAGATCGAGGCGCTTGCAAGAGAGCATCACCCCTCGGGCATACTGACATGCTGGGCGCAAGTTTCAACGGCCGCCATCGAGGCGGCCCCGGATCTCAAGATTGTCGCCCGACTGGGTGTCGGGCTCGATAACATCGCCGTCGATGCCGCCACGGCACGCGGCATCTGGGTCACGAACGTCCCTGATTATTGCGTGGCGGAGGTTTCCGATCACGCCGTTGGCTTTGCCCTGTGCTGGACGCGTGGCCTCATCCACTTCGATCGCGAGGTGCACCGCGGCCGCTGGGATCCCGCAAGCGCGCGCTTGCGCCGAATATCTGAGCTGACCTGCGGCATCATTGGCTTGGGCCGCATCGGACGAGCAACAGCGACCAAGATGGCCGCCCTTGGCTGCACCGTGGTTGTCCATGATCCCTATGCTTCGGCGAGTGGGACTTCGGGCGTCCGTATGCTGCCGATGGATGAACTGCTCACCAGTAGCGACATCATCGTGGTGCATGCGCCGCTCACGCCCGACACACACCACCTCATCGGCCGAGACGCGCTTTCCAGAATGCGCCACGGCAGCCTTCTCATTAATGTCAGCAGGGGCGCAGTCGTCGACACGCAGGCGGTGATCGAAGCGCTGGAGAGTGGCCAACTGGGCGGTGTGGGGCTCGACGTCCTCGAATCCGAACCCGAGGTGCCGTCACGGCTCCTCGCTCATCCCGGCGCGATGATTACGCCCCACGTTGCCTTTTCATCAGACGCTTCCTTGAATGAGCTCCGCCGTCGCGCCGCCGAGGAAGTCGTGCGCGTACTCTCCGGACAGCTTCCGGAACAGCCCCGGAACCGACCGGCGGTCTAG